A single Anopheles funestus chromosome 2RL, idAnoFuneDA-416_04, whole genome shotgun sequence DNA region contains:
- the LOC125766022 gene encoding sodium-coupled monocarboxylate transporter 1-like produces the protein MSSSKLTVAEVSESLQRFGIADYIVFVASLLVCVVIGVYFGWKDWRVQRKRKQNVRRGSEALNYLVGGRKMKIFPVAMSLIASFISGIAVMGASTETYLHGTQFCYVFTAIILMAFSMNFIFLPVYQGLEITSAYAYLQLRFDRRIRLLGSGLFTLATLLHLPIVIYVPALAFNQVSGVNVHIVSTSVCMVCIFYTLVGGIKAVVWTDVIQMFIMIGALILIVIKGTADIGGLGVLIERNLASGRFEPPNFSVDPTERHTIWAIFIGGGCFWMGKNAIHQMMIQRYLALPTFRDAQKALICFTVGIILLLMTCFYNGLLIYATFYDCDPLTTGLAKAKDQLLPVLLMKVLGNYPGLAGLFISGIFSASLSSLSTGLNSLSAIVLEDFVKPFVKKPLSERSTRYIMRGTVLAFGIVAVVLVLVVEKLGTVLQLSMSLVPISLGPLLGLFLLGMLLPWVDSTSAFGGAICGLFTMSYIVIRAQIAVAAKEMLIPAKPVSVEGCEYEFVLPPGHNTSATLPTQPIEKSIHHVSYLFYTFIGAVTTVLVGSISSAILRRQQPNKLDPLLVAPFVRKIYFPASIPRTIITTHTFNKEDTELYNMVFLEYRASRLCGAYPYHNRITRESGVEW, from the exons ATGAGCTCTTCCAAACTTACCGTTGCCGAAGTGAGCGAATCCTTGCAGCGATTTGGCATAGCGGACTATATCGTTTTCGTCGCCAGCCTGTTAGTATGTGTAGTGATCGGTGTGTACTTTGGGTGGAAAGATTGGAGAGTACAGCGAAAGCGAAAACAGAACGTACGGCGTGGGTCAGAAGCGCTCAACTACCTGGTCGGTGGTagaaagatgaaaattttcccagtTGCAATGTCTCTGATTGCTAGCTTCATTTCCGGCATTGCGGTTATGGGTGCGTCCACCGAGACGTATCTGCACGGGACACAGTTTTGCTACGTCTTTACCGCGATCATTTTGATGGCGTTCAGTATGAACTTCATATTTTTGCCCGTGTACCAGGGTCTGGAAATAACGTCTGCATATGCCTATCTGCAGTTGCGGTTCGATCGAAGAATACGACTGCTCGGGTCAGGACTGTTCACTCTGGCAACG CTACTTCACCTTCCGATCGTCATTTATGTACCTGCTTTGGCATTCAATCAGGTGTCTGGCGTAAATGTACACATAGTGTCTACTAGTGTCTGCATGGTGTGCATATTCTACACTTTGGTG GGTGGCATTAAAGCGGTCGTTTGGACGGATGTGATTCAAATGTTCATCATGATTGGTGCCTTGATCTTGATCGTCATCAAGGGAACAGCCGACATTGGTGGTCTTGGAGTACTGATCGAAAGAAACCTGGCAAGCGGAAGATTTGAACCTCCAAA TTTTAGTGTGGATCCAACCGAACGGCATACGATCTGGGCCATCTTTATTGGGGGCGGGTGCTTTTGGATGGGCAAAAATGCAATCCATCAAATGATGATCCAACGATATCTGGCATTGCCTACCTTTCGTGACGCACAGAAAGCTCTCATATGCTTTACGGTTGGTATAATTCTACTACTGATGACCTGTTTCTACAACGGGCTGCTGATATACGCGACATTCTATGACTGTGATCCACTGACCACGGGATTGGCAAAGGCTAAGGATCAACTATTGCCAGTACTACTGATGAAGGTGCTTGGAAATTATCCCGGACTGGCGGGTTTGTTCATATCCGGCATATTTAGTGCCTCGCTCAGCTCACTGTCCACCGGACTTAATTCACTTTCGGCGATCGTGCTGGAAGATTTCGTAAAGCCTTTCGTTAAGAAACCTCTGAGCGAACGAAGCACCCGGTACATAATGCGTGGAACCGTGCTAGCATTTGGAATCGTGGCTGTCGTTTTGGTGCTGGTGGTAGAAAAACTTGGTACCGTGTTACAGCTCTCGATGAGTTTGGTACCGATTTCGTTGGGTCCATTGTTGGGATTGTTTCTGCTGGGAATGTTGCTGCCGTGGGTTGATTCAACC AGTGCGTTCGGTGGAGCTATATGTGGACTGTTCACCATGTCGTACATCGTCATTAGGGCACAAATAGCGGTAGCTGCGAAGGAGATGCTGATTCCCGCGAAACCCGTATCGGTGGAAGGATGTGAGTACGAATTCGTACTGCCACCGGGACATAACACATCCGCAACGCTTCCAACACAACCGATAGAAAAGTCCATCCATCACGTGTCCTACCTGTTCTACACATTCATTGGTGCCGTGACGACCGTACTCGTCGGTTCCATTTCCTCCGCCATTTTGCGACGTCAGCAGCCGAACAAATTAGATCCGTTGCTGGTTGCTCCGTTTGTCAGAAAGATATATTTCCCAGCATCTATACCGCGCACCATTATTACGACGCACACCTTTAATAAAGAAGATACCGAACTGTACAACATGGTGTTTCTCGAGTACCGTGCGTCACGCTTATGTGGCGCTTATCCATACCACAATCGGATTACACGTGAAAGTGGTGTTGAATGGTAA
- the LOC125766024 gene encoding sodium-coupled monocarboxylate transporter 1-like — MADVTILEGTTHSMEAMITDDGLLITESVKTPGPSVEDISRSLQRFNWPDYVVFVLMLISCMVIGVFFGYKDHQKHKRQKHARRGSEALDYLVGGRKMKIIPVSVSLVASWISGISLLGTSTEIYVYGVQYCYIVCAVVLMGLAMNYIFLPVFHDLQITSAYEYLQMRFDKRMRLVGSILFTLASILWLPIVIYVPALAFNQVSGVNIHVITPIVCLVCIFYTSLGGLKAVVWTDVIQTGIMVGAMIIVIIKGTADVGGLSVVIDRNSAGGRFEPPDFNLDPTARNTFWTLLIGGTFFWTSTNAINQNMMQRYLSLPSLGSARKALVLFLVGTTTLLAMCCYNGLLIFAMYHDCDPLSTGLAKAKDQLVPLLVMEVLGEYPGLAGLFVAGIFSAALSSLSTALNSLSAIVLEDFCKPFVSKPLTETQTRYIMRFTVLAFGALAVMMVIVVEKMGAVLQLSMSLGPVTLGPLFGLFVMGFFFPRINGSCAIVGTTAGLSLMSYIVIRSQISIALKEIVFAEKPVTVSGCQYEFTPKNGSLFVEDSTQGEKSLHHVSFLYYTMIGSVVPTIVGYLSSFILPRSKTDDIDPLLLAPFLRRFYPTRDSKANHMTEVLHEFETKDIQL; from the exons ATGGCCGATGTGACTATACTGGAAGGAACCACACATTCCATGGAGGCGATGATCACAGATGATGGCCTACTTATCACCGAAAGTGTAAAGACGCCTGGCCCAAGCGTTGAAGACATTAGTCGATCACTGCAACGATTCAACTGGCCCGACTATGTAGTGTTTGTGCTGATGCTGATCAGCTGTATGGTGATCGGTGTTTTCTTCGGCTACAAGGATCATCAGAAGCACAAGCGCCAAAAGCATGCAAGGCGTGGATCGGAAGCGCTGGATTATCTGGTCGGTGGGCGGAAGATGAAAATAATTCCCGTATCCGTGTCGTTGGTGGCGAGCTGGATCTCGGGCATCTCACTGCTCGGTACATCGACGGAAATCTACGTGTATGGTGTGCAGTATTGCTACATAGTGTGTGCCGTGGTGCTGATGGGTCTTGCGATGAACTACATCTTTTTGCCAGTTTTTCATGATCTGCAAATAACATCCGCGTATGAG TATCTACAGATGAGATTCGACAAACGAATGCGGTTAGTTGGTTCCATATTGTTTACCCTGGCCAGT atCCTGTGGTTGCCTATAGTGATTTATGTTCCCGCACTTGCTTTTAATCAAG TATCTGGTGTTAACATTCACGTGATTACTccgattgtttgtttggtgtgcATCTTCTACACAAGCCTG GGTGGACTAAAGGCGGTCGTTTGGACAGATGTTATACAGACGGGCATCATGGTAGGAGCAATGATTATAGTGATCATTAAAGGTACGGCGGACGTAGGTGGACTCAGTGTAGTGATCGACAGAAATTCGGCTGGTGGAAGATTTGAACCTCCTGA CTTCAACTTGGACCCAACGGCACGCAACACATTTTGGACCTTGCTGATCGGTGGTACCTTCTTCTGGACATCGACAAACGCCATCAACCAGAACATGATGCAGCGATATCTGTCGCTACCCTCGTTGGGATCCGCTCGGAAGGCACTGGTACTGTTTCTTGTTGGAACAACCACCCTGCTGGCCATGTGCTGCTACAACGggttgctcatttttgccatGTATCACGACTGTGATCCCCTGTCGACGGGATTGGCAAAGGCGAAGGATCAGCTAGTGCCGCTGCTCGTGATGGAAGTTCTTGGAGAATATCCAGGATTGGCAGGGCTGTTTGTGGCGGGCATTTTTAGTGCCGCACTTAGCTCACTTTCCACGGCACTTAACTCTCTGTCCGCCATTGTGCTGGAGGATTTCTGCaaaccattcgtttcgaaaccGCTCACTGAAACGCAAACACGCTACATTATGCGTTTCACGGTCCTGGCTTTCGGTGCGTTAGCCGTTATGATGGTGATCGTTGTAGAGAAGATGGGCGCGGTATTACAGCTGTCGATGAGCTTGGGACCGGTTACGCTCGGACCACTGTTTGGCCTGTTTGTGATGGGATTCTTCTTTCCCCGTATCAATGGAAGT TGTGCCATCGTGGGAACAACGGCAGGGTTGTCCTTAATGTCATACATTGTCATAAGGTCTCAAATCTCGATTGCCCTCAAAGAAATCGTCTTCGCTGAAAAACCAGTCACCGTGTCAGGTTGTCAGTACGAGTTTACACCGAAAAATGGTTCACTGTTCGTGGAGGATTCTACACAAGGCGAAAAGTCGCTGCACCACGTGTCTTTTCTGTATTACACGATGATCGGTTCAGTGGTGCCCACGATAGTTGGCTATCTGTCCTCGTTCATTCTGCCGCGTTCCAAAACCGACGACATCGATCCCTTACTATTGGCACCGTTCCTGCGCCGTTTCTATCCCACCCGCGACAGTAAGGCTAATCACATGACAGAGGTATTGCATGAGTTCGAAACCAAAGACATTCAACTGTAA